In one window of Streptomyces griseus subsp. griseus DNA:
- a CDS encoding DUF3068 domain-containing protein: protein MRRRAGLVLLAFAVFFAALSPLLRWYAFPRLAKVPPNQYQEVVLEAEPATLLDYTTLKAKEVEKVTIVQTLKGNVEESEKIERSAGRDVVVWDALSYVEGPDGKTVSEIPERYIFDAHTQAPVNATGEMVDGDPVRREGIEFKWPFLTERRDYAYFDAQTRTTAPIHYRGTRTFRGLEVYYFEQTVPWTKVPMPKKMPIEGITPEQIAQTGMTRWYTTKRMFWVEPVTGAPVNGEEIHEEELRDARKMGMSEDTVTAFSGHVKMREDYIVDTVDLVKSQRVLVLLLTSYLPWGFLGLGIGLLALALWLEARSRRPAATESSAA, encoded by the coding sequence ATGCGCCGCCGAGCCGGTCTCGTCCTCCTCGCCTTCGCCGTCTTCTTCGCCGCCCTGTCCCCGCTGCTGCGCTGGTACGCCTTCCCCCGCCTGGCCAAGGTCCCGCCGAACCAGTACCAGGAGGTCGTCCTGGAGGCGGAGCCCGCCACCCTCCTCGACTACACGACCCTCAAGGCGAAGGAGGTCGAGAAGGTCACCATCGTCCAGACCCTCAAGGGCAACGTGGAGGAGTCCGAGAAGATCGAACGCAGCGCCGGGCGGGACGTCGTCGTCTGGGACGCGCTCTCCTACGTGGAGGGCCCCGACGGCAAGACGGTCTCCGAGATCCCCGAGCGCTACATCTTCGACGCCCACACCCAGGCCCCCGTCAACGCCACCGGTGAGATGGTCGACGGCGACCCGGTCCGCCGCGAGGGCATCGAGTTCAAGTGGCCCTTCCTCACGGAGAGACGGGACTACGCCTACTTCGACGCCCAGACCCGCACCACCGCCCCCATCCACTACCGGGGCACCCGCACCTTCCGCGGCCTGGAGGTCTACTACTTCGAGCAGACGGTCCCGTGGACCAAGGTCCCGATGCCGAAGAAGATGCCCATCGAGGGCATCACCCCCGAGCAGATCGCGCAGACCGGCATGACCCGCTGGTACACCACCAAGCGCATGTTCTGGGTCGAACCCGTCACCGGAGCCCCGGTCAACGGCGAGGAGATCCACGAGGAGGAGCTGCGCGACGCCAGGAAGATGGGCATGTCCGAGGACACCGTCACCGCCTTCTCCGGCCACGTGAAGATGCGCGAGGACTACATCGTGGACACCGTCGACCTGGTGAAGTCCCAGCGCGTCCTGGTCCTCCTGCTCACCTCGTACCTGCCCTGGGGCTTCCTGGGGCTGGGCATCGGCCTGCTTGCGCTCGCGCTGTGGCTGGAGGCGCGGTCGCGGCGGCCGGCGGCTACGGAGAGCTCTGCCGCTTGA
- a CDS encoding SPW_0924 family protein, with the protein MRALVAAAIGLAAALAIVSTISAIGSPPGETSPKPLLTTVPGPKQ; encoded by the coding sequence TTGCGTGCCCTCGTCGCCGCCGCCATCGGACTGGCCGCCGCCCTCGCGATCGTGTCCACCATCTCCGCCATCGGCTCACCGCCGGGTGAGACCTCACCGAAGCCCCTGCTCACCACCGTCCCGGGCCCCAAGCAGTAG
- the hrpB gene encoding ATP-dependent helicase HrpB has product MIRTEALDRLPVRTAVPALRRALDDRGVAVLCAPPGTGKTTLVPLVLAGLTGDGPVRRVVVAEPRRIAARAAARRMAWLLGERPGGRVGFTVRGERVVGRDTAVEVVTTGVLLQRLQRDQELAGVDVVIIDECHERHLDADTVAAFLLDVREAIRPDLRLVAASATTDAEGWARLLGDAPVVEAEGVSYPVEVVWSPPARPVKPPHGMRVDPALLTHVAATVRRALAEREGDVLCFLPGVGEIARVAGQLAGVGAEVLQVHGRAPAAVQDAVLAGSSGGRRVVLATSVAESSLTVPGVRVVVDSGLAREPRTDHARGLSALTTVRASQAAGRQRAGRAGREAPGAVYRCWEQAEDGRLARFPAPEIKVADLAAFALQAACWGDPDAASLALLDPPPAGAMGAAREVLEAIGAVDGSGRVTDRGVRMSRLGLHPRLARALLDGASEAGARRAAEVVALLSEEPPREYGDDLAAALRTARRGQDAYAGRWKQEVRRLSSSVGPDSGGAPSGTGGSGSRLTAGGGSDDAVVGLVAALAFPERVARARGDGAFLMVSGTGAELRDGSRLRSAPWLAVAVADRPSHAASARVRLAAVVDEPTALLAAGHLRVRGEEVRWVGGEVVARSVDRVGAVELAVRPLKQPDPELVRGALVEGLRREGLGLLRWSRDSEQFRLRLAFLHRVAGTPWPDVSDGALLADPGAWLEPELSRARRRSDLGRIDAGQALRRLLPWATGEAVRLDELAPERIEVPSGSRIRVDYGGEQPVLAVKLQELFGLAETPRVAGVPVLVHLLSPAGRPAAVTADLASFWQDGYKAVRAELRGRYPKHPWPEDPATVRATRYTSARLKRQSSP; this is encoded by the coding sequence GTGATCCGCACCGAAGCCCTGGACCGTCTGCCCGTCCGCACCGCCGTCCCCGCGCTCCGGCGCGCGCTGGACGACCGTGGCGTCGCCGTCCTCTGCGCCCCGCCCGGCACCGGCAAGACGACCCTCGTGCCGCTCGTCCTGGCCGGGCTGACCGGGGACGGGCCGGTGCGCCGGGTCGTGGTGGCCGAGCCGCGCCGGATCGCCGCACGGGCGGCGGCGCGGCGGATGGCCTGGCTGCTGGGCGAGCGGCCGGGCGGCCGGGTCGGCTTCACCGTGCGCGGGGAGCGCGTGGTCGGGCGGGACACGGCGGTGGAGGTCGTGACCACCGGGGTGCTGCTCCAGCGGCTCCAGCGCGACCAGGAGCTGGCCGGGGTCGATGTGGTGATCATCGACGAGTGCCACGAACGTCACCTGGACGCGGACACGGTGGCCGCCTTCCTCCTGGACGTACGCGAGGCGATCCGGCCCGATCTGCGGCTGGTGGCCGCGTCCGCGACGACGGACGCGGAGGGGTGGGCTCGGCTGCTGGGCGACGCACCGGTCGTCGAGGCCGAGGGGGTCTCGTACCCGGTGGAGGTCGTCTGGTCGCCGCCCGCGCGGCCCGTGAAGCCGCCGCACGGGATGCGGGTGGACCCTGCCCTGCTGACGCACGTGGCCGCGACCGTGCGGCGGGCGCTCGCGGAGCGGGAGGGGGACGTGCTCTGCTTCCTGCCCGGTGTCGGGGAGATCGCGCGGGTGGCCGGGCAGCTCGCCGGGGTGGGCGCGGAGGTGCTCCAGGTCCATGGGCGGGCCCCGGCCGCCGTGCAGGACGCGGTGCTCGCCGGGTCGTCCGGTGGGCGGCGGGTGGTCCTGGCGACCTCGGTGGCGGAGTCCTCGCTGACAGTGCCGGGTGTGCGGGTCGTCGTCGACTCGGGCCTCGCCCGGGAGCCCCGTACCGACCACGCCCGGGGGCTGAGCGCCCTGACCACCGTACGGGCCTCGCAGGCGGCCGGCCGGCAGCGTGCGGGCCGGGCCGGGCGGGAGGCGCCGGGGGCGGTGTACCGGTGCTGGGAGCAGGCCGAGGACGGGCGGCTCGCGCGCTTCCCCGCCCCCGAGATCAAGGTGGCCGACCTCGCGGCTTTCGCGCTCCAGGCGGCGTGCTGGGGCGACCCGGACGCCGCCTCGCTCGCCCTGCTGGACCCGCCGCCCGCCGGGGCGATGGGCGCCGCCCGGGAGGTGCTGGAGGCGATCGGCGCGGTGGACGGGTCCGGCCGGGTCACCGACCGGGGCGTACGGATGTCCCGGCTCGGGCTGCACCCCCGGCTGGCGCGCGCGTTGCTGGACGGCGCCTCGGAGGCCGGGGCGCGGCGGGCTGCGGAGGTGGTGGCGCTGCTGAGCGAGGAGCCGCCGAGGGAGTACGGGGACGATCTCGCGGCAGCGCTGCGGACCGCCCGCCGGGGGCAGGACGCGTACGCGGGGCGGTGGAAGCAGGAGGTGCGGCGGCTGTCGTCGTCGGTGGGCCCGGATTCCGGGGGCGCGCCCTCGGGAACCGGCGGCTCCGGTTCCAGGCTCACCGCCGGCGGTGGCTCCGATGACGCCGTCGTCGGGCTCGTCGCCGCGCTGGCCTTCCCGGAGCGGGTGGCGCGGGCCCGGGGCGACGGGGCGTTCCTCATGGTGTCGGGGACGGGCGCGGAGCTGCGGGACGGGTCGCGGCTGCGCAGCGCGCCCTGGCTGGCCGTCGCCGTCGCGGACCGGCCCTCCCACGCGGCCTCGGCCCGGGTGCGGCTGGCGGCGGTGGTCGACGAGCCCACCGCCCTCCTGGCCGCCGGGCACCTGCGGGTGCGGGGCGAGGAGGTCCGCTGGGTGGGCGGTGAGGTGGTGGCCCGGTCGGTGGACCGGGTGGGGGCGGTGGAGCTGGCGGTACGCCCGCTGAAGCAGCCGGATCCGGAGCTGGTGCGCGGGGCGCTGGTGGAGGGGCTGCGGCGCGAGGGGCTCGGGCTGCTGCGGTGGAGCCGGGACAGTGAGCAGTTCCGGCTGCGGCTGGCGTTCCTGCACCGGGTGGCGGGCACGCCGTGGCCGGATGTGTCGGACGGGGCTCTGCTCGCGGACCCGGGCGCGTGGCTGGAGCCGGAGCTGTCGCGGGCGCGGCGCCGCTCCGATCTGGGCCGGATCGACGCGGGCCAGGCGCTGCGCCGGCTGCTGCCGTGGGCGACGGGCGAGGCCGTCCGGCTGGACGAGCTGGCGCCGGAGCGGATCGAGGTGCCGAGCGGCTCCCGTATCCGGGTCGACTACGGCGGCGAGCAGCCCGTACTGGCGGTGAAGCTCCAGGAGTTGTTCGGGCTGGCCGAGACGCCCCGGGTGGCCGGGGTGCCGGTCCTGGTCCACCTGCTCTCCCCCGCCGGCCGCCCCGCCGCCGTCACGGCCGACCTGGCCTCGTTCTGGCAGGACGGCTACAAGGCCGTACGGGCGGAGCTGCGCGGCCGCTACCCGAAGCATCCCTGGCCGGAGGACCCCGCGACCGTACGGGCGACGCGGTACACCTCGGCCAGGCTCAAGCGGCAGAGCTCTCCGTAG